Genomic window (bacterium):
TTGCCCTCTCCCCTATGGGTAGAGGGCAAAGAGAGGGTAGCATCTAGTGAATAGACATCATACTTTTTTACTTTATACACTAAAAAGTGAATTTAAACTCATCTTCATGACAATCTTCTGCAATCTGGTCGGTTACATACAGTTCACTATTCAATATTTGAAGTATACTTGCTGGAACATAAGGTGTAACAGGACCGTGTGCAGACAAACGAGTTATAAAACGTTGGAACATAGACGCATTATCTGAAAAGCCGCACCAGAAACTTACAAGTTTTGATTCAGCCAGTTCTTTAGGTCCTATAGTGTACGCTTTGGGTGGATGGGCTGACCAATCTCCACTATTTTTAGATAAAAACAGCGAGTTTTGCATAATAGTCATAGGATGAAGTTCAACAAGCCGTGTGCCTGCTTTAAGGTATGCATCAATATCGTCTCCAAACTCATCTCCAAGATGTGGGTCAAAAAACGCTATATGCCCAGACCAACCTATTCCACCATAACAAACATCAGCACCACCAAGGTCTTCAATCATTTTACTATAATCATTAACATTCTTTTCATTTGGAAAATGTATCTGGTTTTCAGGTATCTTCAGTTCTGGTCTTATTCTATTAAAAAGTGCCGTCCACATAGAATACTGGAAACTGAACGGCCATTCTTTAGGTGCAGCCACACCGTCTTGGTTAGCAAACTCGTCCATATTAAATGTATGCACGTGATGGCAAGGTATATTCAGTTCATTAACTATATCTGCCAACTCAGGATAAAAACACCACGCCGGAAGAATCATAACATGTTGTTTCCCTTCCTCCAGACTTTGCTTTATCCCTCCAACCATATGTAAAAGGTATTTAATTTTAAATATCTCTTTATTAGGATAACTCTTAATTTGAAAATTCTTGTTTGGGTGTTTAAAGAAATCTTCTTTTTTGATTTTGCGAACCCTTTCGCATTCTTCCATATCTCTAAAAGGTAAAAATTTAGCCATCTCAAACTTAAAATCTACACTCATATTTATCTCCTTTACCTCACACAATAACACAAGAGGGTTTTGTTTTTCTTTCTCTACTTTTTATCAACACTCCAGTCTTCATCCCAAGGATATACAATCTTAAGAAGTTTGCCTCCTTTAACTGCTGATTCCGCAGCGTATATACCAGGCAAAGTCATACGCAACCCTTCTTTCAAACTTATAGGCGAAGGACCTCCCGCCTTTACCGCCTTTGTAAAACGCTCCATCATAATATAATCTATTCCGCCGTGCCCCAACTTTTCTTTCCCTTTATATTCAGGTCTCGAATGTCCATCTATAGGTAACTCTATCCAATTGTTATACCCATATAGTTGGTTAGTACAAAAAAGTATCCGTTGCTGAGCTGCTCTTTCAGTACTCCTAAATGTTGGTTTAGCCAATGTACGCTCAAACGCTCCTTTTGTTGTAAAAAAACGGTGCTTATGTTGACAACCATAAGGGGTGTTATTTATAAAACAGGTCAATAAATGAACAACCACGTTAGTATCTGTCTTAAAAATTGCTGTCATAGCATCGTGTTGCCCTTCTTCTTTATTTATATGGCTACCTGTATCAAAACAAGAAACCCATTTAAGGTCCTCCTCAACCAACTGCAAAACTGG
Coding sequences:
- a CDS encoding Gfo/Idh/MocA family oxidoreductase, with the translated sequence MALKKIRLGVVGYGSDPTVAARGRFLTKMTTENIEGVEAVGICDINIKALELAKKDFQEVPLYENFDKMLEEVSMDALLIETPAHLHAEFAIKALKKDINVLSDIPSVKTLQEADELWVAQKNSKAFYMTGANANFPGWIDTALDLKRKGLLGEPFYVETAYIHDCRELWEATPWRKNAISISYCTHSLGPVLQLVEEDLKWVSCFDTGSHINKEEGQHDAMTAIFKTDTNVVVHLLTCFINNTPYGCQHKHRFFTTKGAFERTLAKPTFRSTERAAQQRILFCTNQLYGYNNWIELPIDGHSRPEYKGKEKLGHGGIDYIMMERFTKAVKAGGPSPISLKEGLRMTLPGIYAAESAVKGGKLLKIVYPWDEDWSVDKK